One stretch of Streptomyces sp. NBC_01363 DNA includes these proteins:
- a CDS encoding LysR family transcriptional regulator gives MDETRDRAAALELKHLRCLVAIIDTGSFTDAAHELGISQAAVSRTLASLESLLGVRLLHRTSRSVAPTSTGVQTLARARLLLAAADELVREAVTGHTRLHIGHAWSAFGRYTTEFQRRWHEQHPETDLRLIRHNTPTGGLAEGLCDLAVIRAPIDLKPWSHAQIGHEARYVALASDDPWARRRSIRLDEIPGRTLAIDRRTGTTALDLWPEEDRPAVEYTHDIDDWLAAIATGRCIGLTPQATAAQYRRDGITYRPLRGAEPTPVHLIWRAHTTHPATHTAIALAAGLYREGHGPLRPHDPNPAARPK, from the coding sequence ATGGATGAGACGCGGGACAGGGCGGCTGCGCTGGAGCTGAAGCATCTGCGGTGCCTGGTCGCCATCATCGACACCGGCAGCTTCACCGACGCGGCCCACGAACTCGGCATCTCCCAGGCCGCTGTCTCCCGCACCCTCGCCAGCCTCGAAAGCCTTCTCGGCGTACGGCTGTTGCACCGCACCAGCCGCAGCGTCGCCCCCACCAGTACGGGTGTCCAGACCCTGGCTCGCGCCCGCCTCCTGCTCGCCGCCGCCGACGAACTCGTCCGCGAAGCCGTCACCGGCCATACCCGCCTGCACATCGGCCATGCCTGGTCCGCCTTCGGCCGGTACACCACCGAGTTCCAGCGCCGCTGGCACGAACAGCACCCCGAGACCGACCTGCGCCTCATCCGCCACAACACCCCCACCGGCGGCCTTGCCGAAGGACTGTGCGACCTTGCCGTCATCCGTGCCCCGATCGACCTGAAGCCGTGGTCCCACGCGCAGATCGGACACGAGGCCCGCTACGTCGCTCTGGCGTCCGACGACCCCTGGGCCCGCCGTCGCAGTATCCGCTTGGACGAGATCCCCGGCCGCACCCTGGCCATCGACCGCCGAACCGGCACCACCGCCCTGGATCTGTGGCCCGAGGAGGACCGGCCCGCCGTCGAATACACCCATGACATCGACGACTGGCTCGCCGCCATCGCCACCGGCCGCTGCATCGGACTGACCCCCCAGGCCACAGCCGCCCAGTACCGCCGCGACGGCATCACCTACCGCCCCCTCCGCGGCGCCGAGCCGACTCCCGTCCACCTCATCTGGCGTGCCCACACCACGCACCCCGCCACCCACACCGCAATCGCCCTCGCCGCCGGCCTCTACCGCGAGGGCCACGGCCCCCTGCGCCCGCATGATCCGAACCCGGCCGCACGCCCCAAGTAA
- a CDS encoding sugar O-acetyltransferase: protein MPTNHFADDPRTNLERMLAGDLYIADDPEIARRQQQAMKLAARYQAAYIEDADKARPLLAELLGSVGEGVDVRPPLSVDYGSNITIGAHTFINFNLTALDVAQIVIGEHCQIGPNVQLLTPTHPVEPQPRRDKLEAARPITIGDNVWLGGGAIVCPGVTIGENSVIGAGAVVVKDIPADVVAVGNPARPVREL, encoded by the coding sequence ATGCCGACGAACCACTTCGCTGACGACCCGCGCACCAACCTGGAGCGGATGCTCGCGGGCGACCTCTACATCGCCGATGACCCCGAGATCGCCCGGCGCCAGCAGCAAGCGATGAAGCTGGCCGCCCGCTACCAGGCCGCCTACATCGAGGACGCCGACAAGGCCCGGCCGCTCCTCGCCGAACTGCTCGGCTCCGTGGGGGAGGGCGTCGACGTGCGGCCGCCGCTCTCCGTCGACTACGGCAGCAACATCACCATCGGGGCCCACACCTTCATCAACTTCAACCTGACCGCACTGGACGTCGCACAGATCGTCATCGGCGAGCACTGCCAGATCGGCCCGAACGTCCAGTTGCTCACGCCCACCCACCCCGTGGAGCCGCAGCCCCGGCGGGACAAGCTCGAAGCCGCACGCCCCATCACCATCGGCGACAACGTCTGGCTCGGCGGCGGCGCCATCGTGTGCCCCGGGGTGACGATCGGCGAGAACTCGGTGATCGGCGCCGGCGCGGTGGTCGTCAAGGACATCCCTGCCGACGTCGTCGCCGTCGGCAATCCAGCCCGCCCCGTCCGCGAGCTCTGA
- a CDS encoding helix-turn-helix domain-containing protein, which translates to MDGHPEWENTLRASLRHGFDRRATAAHLNLDPNTVDYRLGRIARLCGIGAADPAERLRRPLCP; encoded by the coding sequence CTGGACGGTCACCCCGAATGGGAGAACACCCTGCGCGCCTCTCTGCGTCACGGATTCGACCGCAGGGCCACGGCCGCCCACCTCAACCTGGACCCCAACACGGTGGACTACCGCCTGGGCCGCATCGCCCGCCTGTGCGGCATCGGCGCCGCCGACCCCGCCGAACGCCTTCGCCGCCCTCTATGCCCGTGA